The following are encoded together in the Kribbella sp. CA-293567 genome:
- a CDS encoding HAMP domain-containing sensor histidine kinase: protein MNTVSLRRRVTITALLVLLIVLPVTGLAVKAIFDAQAERNLSTLLTGRAQLAQQLARQNVAPNNLVRRIDADGVRVTLVLRTGQQFGAPALEPTGELRQVRTTLAAGQRTRGATLLLSADTSLLDGASRTLQRVLFIAGAAALLITGVALVLGMRLALAPLDTMTSLARSIAAGRRGGRLQPTRRDTELGRTAAAFDEMLDSLEGAERTARGAEQHLRQFVADAAHELRTPVTGLQTAAETLLQLGPDAPAERRDELELLLVRESRRAGSLVADLLELARIDAGLVLRREPVLLKHLARTQAGRLRLLAPGLTIEIIGADVQLDADRDRLTQILANLLDNARHATGDSGRIDVLIGSSAGQVQVVVQDDGPGVPVEDRERIFQRLVHGERSRGSGLGLPIARGFARAHGGDLIATDRPDGKPGAAFLLTLKP from the coding sequence GTGAACACCGTCTCGCTACGCCGGCGGGTCACGATCACCGCACTGCTGGTGCTGCTGATCGTCCTGCCCGTCACAGGTCTCGCGGTCAAGGCGATCTTCGACGCCCAGGCCGAGCGCAATTTGAGCACGCTGCTGACCGGCCGCGCGCAACTCGCCCAGCAACTGGCCCGGCAGAACGTTGCCCCCAACAACCTCGTCCGCCGGATCGACGCCGACGGCGTCCGGGTCACCCTGGTGCTGCGCACCGGCCAGCAGTTCGGTGCCCCGGCCCTCGAACCCACCGGCGAACTTCGCCAGGTGCGGACCACCCTGGCCGCGGGCCAGCGCACCCGGGGCGCCACGCTGCTCCTCTCCGCCGACACCTCGCTGCTGGACGGCGCGAGCCGAACCCTGCAACGCGTGCTGTTCATCGCCGGCGCGGCCGCTCTTCTCATCACGGGCGTCGCGCTGGTCCTGGGCATGCGGCTCGCGCTGGCGCCGCTCGACACGATGACCTCGCTGGCCCGCTCGATCGCCGCCGGCCGCCGCGGTGGCCGCCTGCAGCCAACGCGCCGCGACACCGAACTCGGCCGCACAGCCGCCGCCTTCGACGAGATGCTCGACTCCCTGGAAGGCGCCGAACGGACGGCCCGCGGCGCGGAGCAGCACCTTCGCCAGTTCGTCGCCGACGCCGCCCACGAACTCCGTACGCCGGTCACCGGACTGCAGACCGCCGCCGAGACCCTGCTCCAGCTCGGCCCCGACGCTCCGGCCGAACGCCGCGACGAACTCGAACTGCTGCTGGTCCGCGAGTCCCGCCGGGCCGGCAGCCTGGTCGCCGACCTGCTCGAACTCGCCCGGATCGACGCCGGGCTGGTCCTGCGGCGCGAGCCCGTCCTGCTCAAGCATCTCGCCCGGACGCAGGCCGGCCGGCTGCGGCTGCTCGCCCCGGGCCTCACGATCGAGATCATCGGCGCGGACGTCCAACTGGACGCCGACCGCGACCGGCTCACCCAGATTCTCGCCAACCTGCTCGACAACGCCCGCCACGCCACCGGGGACAGCGGTCGGATCGATGTCCTGATCGGTAGCAGCGCCGGGCAGGTACAGGTCGTCGTCCAGGACGACGGGCCCGGCGTACCGGTGGAGGATCGGGAACGGATCTTCCAGCGACTCGTGCACGGTGAGCGCAGCCGCGGCTCGGGTCTCGGTCTGCCGATCGCCCGCGGTTTCGCCCGGGCCCACGGTGGCGACCTGATCGCGACCGACCGTCCTGACGGCAAGCCGGGCGCGGCGTTCCTGCTGACTCTCAAACCCTGA
- a CDS encoding response regulator transcription factor: MMAKVLVVEDAEAIRTAVGIALQESGCEVLTRADGDTLERDLAAFRPDLVLLDVMLPGRDGFALLEVVRQVSNAGIVLLTARDAVEDRLHGLRTGADDYVVKPFVLAELIARIEAVLRRMGRLRTVLELADLVVDVEAGSASRAGRPLDLTATELKLLTFLAGRRDKVVGKTQLLAAVWGYDDYAANLVEVHVSALRRKLGAPPLLHTIRGAGYILREAARE; encoded by the coding sequence ATGATGGCGAAGGTCCTCGTGGTCGAGGACGCGGAGGCGATCCGGACCGCTGTCGGGATCGCGCTGCAGGAGTCCGGCTGCGAGGTGCTGACCCGCGCCGACGGCGACACCCTCGAACGCGATCTTGCTGCCTTCCGGCCCGACCTCGTGCTGCTCGACGTGATGCTGCCCGGCCGGGACGGCTTCGCCCTGCTGGAGGTGGTCCGTCAGGTCTCGAACGCGGGGATCGTCCTGCTCACTGCCCGCGACGCCGTCGAGGACCGGCTGCACGGACTGCGGACCGGCGCCGACGACTACGTGGTCAAGCCGTTCGTGCTGGCCGAGCTGATCGCCCGGATCGAGGCCGTACTGCGCCGGATGGGCCGGCTGCGGACCGTCCTGGAGCTCGCCGACCTGGTGGTCGACGTGGAGGCCGGCTCGGCCAGTCGCGCCGGGCGCCCGCTCGATCTGACGGCGACCGAGCTGAAGCTGCTGACGTTCCTGGCCGGCCGCCGGGACAAGGTCGTCGGCAAGACGCAACTGCTGGCCGCGGTCTGGGGGTACGACGACTACGCCGCGAACCTGGTCGAGGTCCACGTCAGCGCCCTGCGCCGCAAACTCGGCGCACCTCCCCTGCTGCACACCATCCGCGGCGCGGGCTACATCCTCCGGGAAGCGGCCCGGGAGTGA
- a CDS encoding LysR family transcriptional regulator: MATLRQLEYLVTVVDLGSFTRAAELLHVTQPALSHQIRALERSTGSPLLERLPRAVRLTPTGRAMLPHARAALADAERARCAARQTAGLESGELQIATLYSISLGILPIALKAWRRTCPDVAIRLFEHRHTDELAKAMSAGQADLAVGPAPPSWPGRTQVLGKEELVVVVAADDPVARRKSVKLKDLADRAWVHYTPGHGLADVLNQACAKAGFEPRAAVHIEQTAAAPALAAAGLGPALVPANILPPGFDGHVLRTEPPTRRTLTAYTRGAPDPLAAAFIEVLTSVWP; the protein is encoded by the coding sequence ATGGCGACGCTGCGGCAGCTCGAATATCTGGTCACCGTCGTCGACCTGGGCTCGTTCACCAGGGCGGCCGAGCTGCTGCACGTCACCCAGCCGGCGCTGTCGCACCAGATCCGTGCGCTCGAGCGGTCCACCGGCAGCCCGCTGCTGGAGCGGCTTCCGCGCGCGGTGCGGCTCACTCCGACCGGCCGCGCGATGCTCCCGCACGCCCGCGCCGCGCTGGCCGACGCCGAGCGGGCGCGCTGCGCGGCCCGCCAGACCGCTGGGCTGGAGTCCGGCGAGCTGCAGATCGCGACGCTCTACTCGATCAGCCTCGGCATCCTGCCGATCGCGCTCAAAGCCTGGCGGCGGACCTGTCCGGACGTCGCCATCCGCCTCTTCGAGCACCGGCACACCGATGAGCTGGCCAAGGCGATGAGCGCCGGCCAGGCGGATCTCGCCGTCGGCCCGGCGCCACCGAGCTGGCCGGGGCGGACCCAGGTGCTGGGCAAGGAGGAGCTCGTTGTGGTCGTCGCCGCCGACGACCCGGTCGCGCGCCGGAAGTCCGTCAAGCTGAAGGATCTGGCCGACCGTGCCTGGGTGCACTACACCCCGGGCCACGGCCTGGCCGACGTGCTGAACCAGGCCTGCGCGAAAGCCGGTTTCGAGCCGCGCGCGGCCGTCCACATCGAGCAGACCGCCGCGGCCCCGGCCCTCGCGGCAGCCGGCCTCGGCCCGGCCCTGGTCCCGGCCAACATCCTCCCGCCGGGCTTCGACGGGCACGTACTGCGCACCGAACCGCCCACCCGCCGCACCCTCACCGCCTACACCCGCGGTGCGCCGGACCCACTCGCGGCGGCGTTCATCGAGGTTCTGACCAGCGTCTGGCCGTGA
- a CDS encoding SDR family oxidoreductase: MNLGKTALVVGARGVIGSKLVEHLDSLPDWEVVGLSRRGGADAPGVRQLAVDLLDPDDTRAELSGLTEVTHVFYAAYQDRPTWAELVPPNLAMLVNVVDAIEPVARGLRHVSLMQGYKVYGAHLGPFKTPAREDDPPHLPPEFNVDQQRFLEQRAAGADWDWSAMRPSVVGGAALGNPMNLAVGIAVYASISKELGVPLRFPGKLGAYDSLLELTDAGLLAKATVWAATAPAAANQAFNITNGDLFRWNELWPKLARWFGLEVAPPLQLSLQTVMADKEPLWKQLQATHGLAGTPYAEVSSWPFADFVFGWDYDFFADGSKARRAGFHEYVDTEAMFLGIFETLRRERVIP, encoded by the coding sequence ATGAACCTGGGGAAAACCGCGCTTGTAGTGGGCGCCCGCGGAGTGATCGGATCGAAGCTGGTCGAGCACCTGGACTCGCTGCCGGACTGGGAGGTCGTCGGGCTGTCCCGGCGAGGCGGGGCCGACGCGCCCGGCGTACGGCAGCTGGCGGTGGATCTTCTCGATCCGGACGACACCCGCGCCGAGCTGTCCGGCCTGACGGAGGTGACGCACGTCTTCTACGCCGCCTATCAGGACCGGCCGACCTGGGCCGAGCTGGTCCCGCCCAACCTGGCCATGCTGGTCAACGTCGTCGACGCGATCGAGCCGGTCGCTCGCGGCCTGCGGCACGTCAGCCTGATGCAGGGCTACAAGGTGTACGGCGCGCACCTCGGTCCGTTCAAGACGCCGGCCAGGGAGGATGATCCGCCGCACCTGCCGCCGGAGTTCAACGTCGATCAGCAACGCTTTCTCGAGCAGCGGGCGGCCGGCGCGGACTGGGACTGGTCGGCGATGCGGCCCTCCGTCGTCGGTGGCGCCGCTTTGGGCAACCCGATGAACCTGGCGGTCGGAATCGCCGTCTACGCGTCGATCTCGAAGGAACTGGGCGTGCCGTTGCGGTTCCCCGGCAAGCTCGGCGCCTACGACAGCCTGCTGGAGCTGACCGATGCCGGGTTGTTGGCCAAGGCAACCGTCTGGGCGGCGACCGCGCCGGCCGCGGCGAACCAGGCGTTCAACATCACCAACGGAGATCTGTTCCGGTGGAACGAGCTGTGGCCGAAGCTCGCCCGCTGGTTCGGGCTGGAGGTGGCGCCGCCGTTGCAGCTCTCCCTGCAGACGGTGATGGCCGACAAGGAGCCGCTGTGGAAGCAGCTGCAGGCAACCCACGGCCTCGCCGGTACGCCGTACGCCGAGGTCTCGTCCTGGCCGTTCGCGGATTTCGTCTTCGGCTGGGACTACGACTTCTTCGCCGACGGGTCGAAGGCCCGCCGGGCCGGTTTCCACGAGTACGTCGACACCGAGGCGATGTTCCTGGGAATCTTCGAGACCCTTCGGCGCGAGCGCGTCATCCCGTGA
- a CDS encoding helix-turn-helix domain-containing protein, whose translation MAGQGAGQGAGRVLGANLRARRDEQGISLSELARRSGIAKGTLSQLESGAGNPTIETVFSLSNALAVPVSSLLNEPPASDLVHVRSSDVDVLTGDAVDLRMLRRLEHPGSLLEVYDQQIRAGAVQHSAGHPGTEHHVVLTGRLRISAHGQQFELEAGDYLAFRAHAAHEYEALDGLVRSVLLLEYPPDGQPASLESLHLS comes from the coding sequence GTGGCTGGACAAGGAGCGGGGCAGGGCGCCGGACGGGTGCTGGGAGCCAACCTGCGGGCGCGGCGGGACGAACAGGGCATCTCGCTGTCCGAGCTGGCGCGGCGGTCGGGGATCGCCAAGGGCACGTTGTCCCAGCTGGAGTCGGGAGCGGGTAATCCGACGATCGAGACGGTGTTCAGTCTGTCGAACGCTTTGGCGGTTCCCGTCTCGTCCTTGCTGAACGAGCCACCGGCCTCGGACCTGGTGCACGTGCGGTCCTCGGACGTCGACGTGCTGACCGGGGACGCGGTCGACCTGCGGATGTTGCGGCGACTGGAGCATCCAGGGTCGCTGCTGGAGGTCTACGACCAGCAGATCCGGGCCGGGGCGGTGCAGCATTCCGCCGGGCATCCGGGGACGGAGCATCACGTCGTACTGACCGGGCGGTTGCGGATCTCGGCCCACGGGCAGCAGTTCGAGCTGGAGGCGGGCGACTATCTGGCGTTCCGGGCACACGCGGCGCACGAGTACGAGGCGCTCGACGGACTGGTCCGGTCGGTGTTGCTGTTGGAGTATCCGCCGGACGGACAGCCGGCGTCGCTGGAGAGCCTGCACCTGAGCTGA
- a CDS encoding NAD(P)/FAD-dependent oxidoreductase, with amino-acid sequence MTEVDVVVVGAGIVGAACAEALSTAGVRVLVLDRGSPAGGTTAAGEGNVLVSDKEPGPELELAIASRAEWRAVLERLPERVADVEWEPKGGLVVATGDPEPLEDFAAAQRGAGVDARVIKPAEAFELEPLLTPAVTVGVYYPEDAQLQPVLAATALLAAVRARGGEVRGGSGALAVRRSGGRVTGVETAAGVVACGAVVNACGPWAGDFSAMAGGPIRILPRRGMILVTAPLPECVRHKVYDADYVGAVGSGDAELQTSTVVESTRGGTVLIGSSRERIGFDDSVRVKVLRELARKAVGLFPFLGEVPVMRAYGGFRPYAPDHLPVIGADPRVEGLWHATGHEGAGIGLAASTGRLLTELYLGLEPHVDAAAFRVDRPGLLGVS; translated from the coding sequence ATGACTGAGGTCGATGTGGTGGTGGTCGGGGCGGGCATCGTCGGTGCCGCCTGCGCCGAAGCCTTGTCGACGGCCGGCGTGCGGGTGCTTGTCCTGGATCGTGGCTCTCCCGCGGGCGGGACGACGGCGGCCGGCGAGGGCAATGTCCTGGTCTCCGACAAGGAGCCCGGGCCGGAGCTCGAGCTGGCGATCGCGTCCCGGGCGGAGTGGCGCGCAGTACTGGAGCGGCTGCCGGAGCGAGTGGCGGATGTCGAGTGGGAGCCGAAGGGCGGCCTGGTGGTCGCGACCGGCGATCCGGAGCCGCTGGAGGACTTTGCCGCGGCACAGCGTGGTGCGGGCGTCGATGCCCGGGTGATCAAGCCTGCGGAGGCGTTCGAGTTGGAGCCTCTGCTGACTCCCGCTGTGACTGTCGGCGTCTACTACCCGGAGGATGCTCAGCTCCAGCCGGTTCTCGCGGCCACGGCGTTGCTGGCCGCAGTACGGGCTCGTGGTGGTGAGGTCCGCGGCGGATCCGGCGCCCTGGCCGTACGCCGTTCCGGTGGGCGCGTGACCGGTGTCGAGACGGCTGCGGGCGTCGTCGCCTGTGGCGCGGTGGTCAACGCGTGCGGGCCGTGGGCAGGTGACTTCAGCGCGATGGCTGGTGGGCCGATCCGGATCCTGCCGCGCCGGGGGATGATCCTGGTGACCGCGCCGTTGCCGGAGTGCGTGCGGCACAAGGTGTACGACGCTGACTATGTCGGCGCGGTCGGCAGTGGCGACGCGGAGCTGCAGACGTCGACGGTGGTCGAGTCGACCCGGGGCGGGACGGTGCTGATCGGGTCCAGCAGGGAGCGGATCGGGTTCGACGATTCGGTCCGGGTGAAGGTGCTGCGGGAACTGGCGCGGAAGGCCGTCGGGCTGTTCCCGTTCCTTGGTGAGGTGCCGGTGATGCGGGCCTACGGGGGCTTCCGGCCTTACGCGCCGGATCATCTGCCGGTGATCGGTGCCGATCCGCGGGTCGAGGGTTTGTGGCACGCGACCGGGCACGAGGGCGCCGGGATCGGGCTGGCCGCGTCGACCGGGCGGTTGCTGACGGAGCTGTACCTCGGGCTGGAGCCGCATGTCGATGCCGCGGCGTTCCGGGTCGATCGACCGGGTCTGCTGGGGGTTTCATGA
- a CDS encoding FAD-dependent oxidoreductase, protein MSPYLRPAEGDPAEVRASEPIVVTVDGRPLKALPGQTVAAALMADGRDSWRTTRNGGRGRGVFCGIGACFDCLVVVNGSPDVRACQRVVRAGDEVRTQRGTELPGISGAVGMDREMATGGEVGARGVQVAAVVVVGAGPAGMSAAVAAADAGSSVLLIDAGAGAGGQFNRQLPAEFRAGRPEKLQHGWTAFARLRDRIAGDPEITQLTETSVWAVERGVRRTRLWLQRGAADSAGREVWAVETSALVLATGAYDRVLPFPGWELPGVYTAGAAQALAKGQRIAVGRRVVVAGTGPFLLPVAESLVGVGAEVVALLEANHPMTVAKGWLSDPLAAATKVSEGAGYAALLARHRIPLFHGRTVIAAHGEDRVEAVTTARLDRDWNPIPGTEKRLEVDAVCLGFGFTPNLELAVSTRCQLTEAPDGGRAVLVDENQQTTSPGVWAAGELTGIGGAALAAAEGRVAGAAAAVAASSPPAASSADRRAVAQGKRFAAALAAAYPVRDGWLKWSAEDTLVCRCEEVSRGDVDEAVRAREVGGARSLKLSSRVGLGLCQGRVCGRNVAAISGVREEYGRPVTQPVRMSDLAGAEILEDL, encoded by the coding sequence ATGAGCCCGTATCTGCGTCCCGCCGAAGGCGATCCGGCCGAGGTGCGAGCGAGCGAGCCGATCGTGGTGACTGTCGATGGTCGACCGCTGAAGGCTTTGCCGGGTCAGACCGTTGCTGCCGCCTTGATGGCCGACGGACGCGACTCGTGGCGGACCACCCGAAACGGTGGCCGAGGCCGTGGGGTCTTCTGCGGGATCGGGGCCTGCTTCGACTGTTTGGTCGTCGTGAACGGCTCGCCGGATGTGCGGGCTTGTCAGCGGGTGGTGCGAGCCGGGGACGAGGTCCGGACGCAGCGAGGGACTGAGTTGCCGGGGATTTCCGGTGCTGTCGGGATGGACCGCGAGATGGCGACGGGCGGCGAGGTGGGTGCTCGCGGCGTACAGGTGGCGGCGGTCGTGGTGGTGGGGGCTGGCCCCGCGGGGATGAGTGCTGCGGTTGCTGCGGCCGACGCGGGGAGTTCGGTGCTGCTGATCGATGCCGGCGCGGGGGCCGGGGGACAGTTCAATCGGCAGTTGCCGGCGGAGTTCCGGGCTGGGCGGCCGGAGAAGTTGCAGCACGGGTGGACGGCGTTCGCGCGGTTGCGCGATCGGATCGCTGGTGACCCGGAGATCACGCAGTTGACCGAGACGAGCGTGTGGGCGGTCGAACGGGGCGTACGGCGTACCAGGTTGTGGTTGCAGCGGGGAGCGGCTGACTCCGCCGGACGCGAGGTATGGGCGGTTGAGACGTCGGCGCTGGTGCTCGCGACGGGTGCTTATGACCGGGTGTTGCCGTTCCCTGGGTGGGAGTTGCCGGGTGTTTACACGGCGGGAGCCGCGCAGGCGTTGGCGAAGGGGCAGCGAATCGCGGTCGGACGCCGTGTGGTGGTCGCCGGTACTGGGCCGTTCTTGTTGCCTGTGGCCGAGTCTCTGGTCGGCGTCGGCGCTGAGGTAGTCGCACTGCTCGAAGCCAACCATCCGATGACCGTTGCCAAGGGGTGGCTCTCGGATCCGCTGGCAGCTGCGACGAAGGTTTCGGAAGGTGCTGGGTACGCGGCTCTGCTTGCTCGCCACCGTATTCCCTTGTTTCATGGGCGTACGGTAATCGCCGCCCATGGCGAGGACCGGGTGGAAGCAGTCACCACCGCCCGCCTGGACCGCGACTGGAATCCGATCCCCGGCACGGAGAAACGGCTGGAGGTCGACGCTGTCTGTCTCGGCTTCGGCTTCACTCCCAACCTCGAGCTCGCCGTCTCCACCCGCTGCCAACTGACCGAGGCGCCGGACGGCGGGCGCGCCGTACTGGTCGACGAGAACCAGCAGACCACCAGCCCTGGTGTCTGGGCGGCAGGCGAACTGACCGGCATCGGCGGAGCTGCGTTGGCTGCAGCCGAAGGCCGAGTAGCTGGCGCGGCAGCAGCAGTCGCGGCCTCGTCACCTCCGGCGGCCAGTAGCGCGGACCGCCGTGCAGTTGCTCAAGGCAAGCGATTCGCCGCGGCGCTGGCCGCGGCGTATCCGGTGCGGGACGGGTGGCTGAAGTGGAGTGCCGAGGACACGTTGGTGTGCCGGTGTGAGGAAGTGAGCCGGGGGGATGTCGACGAGGCCGTGCGGGCTCGGGAGGTTGGTGGGGCCCGGAGTTTGAAGCTCAGTTCGCGGGTGGGGCTGGGGTTGTGTCAGGGCAGGGTTTGTGGACGGAACGTGGCTGCGATCAGCGGCGTGCGGGAGGAGTACGGGCGGCCGGTGACGCAGCCCGTGCGGATGAGTGATTTGGCCGGCGCGGAGATTCTGGAGGATTTGTGA
- a CDS encoding dihydrodipicolinate synthase family protein has translation MSEKLDGVIVATALPYAEDAAAPAGLRPDYDRYAEHCRWLVENGCRGVGPNGSLGEYSSLTDEERRQVARTAIEAVGNDGIVVVGVHGAGAHQARAWAEQAAEDGADGVLCLPPTMYRANRGEVIHHYTEVAKAGLPVMVYNNPHDTKVDLTPELLAEIAQIDNIVAVKEFTGDVRRILEIRELAPSLTVVAGADDLTLEALLMGATGWFAGFPNVFPAESVRLYDLALAGKVAEARALYEPLVAAFRWDSRVEFVQAIKYGMDYVGRYGGPCRPPRGPLVPEHLAQLEQDMKKAVESLA, from the coding sequence GTGAGCGAGAAGCTTGATGGTGTGATCGTGGCCACCGCTTTGCCGTACGCCGAGGACGCGGCGGCACCGGCGGGGTTGCGGCCCGACTACGACAGGTACGCCGAGCACTGCCGGTGGCTGGTCGAGAACGGCTGTCGTGGGGTAGGACCCAACGGTTCGCTGGGGGAGTACTCCTCGCTGACCGACGAGGAGCGGCGGCAGGTCGCGCGGACGGCGATCGAGGCGGTGGGGAACGACGGGATCGTGGTCGTCGGGGTGCACGGAGCGGGGGCGCACCAGGCTCGGGCGTGGGCGGAGCAGGCGGCGGAGGACGGGGCGGACGGCGTACTGTGCCTGCCGCCGACCATGTACCGGGCGAACCGGGGTGAGGTGATCCATCACTACACCGAGGTCGCCAAGGCCGGTTTGCCGGTGATGGTCTACAACAACCCGCACGACACCAAGGTCGACCTGACCCCCGAACTGCTGGCCGAGATCGCGCAGATCGACAACATCGTCGCGGTGAAGGAGTTCACCGGTGACGTCCGGCGGATCCTGGAGATCCGTGAGCTGGCGCCGAGCCTGACCGTCGTGGCCGGTGCCGACGACCTGACGCTGGAGGCGCTGCTGATGGGGGCGACCGGCTGGTTCGCCGGCTTCCCGAACGTCTTCCCGGCCGAGTCCGTCCGGCTCTACGACCTCGCGCTGGCCGGCAAGGTCGCCGAGGCGCGTGCACTGTACGAGCCGCTCGTCGCCGCGTTCCGCTGGGATTCGCGGGTCGAGTTCGTGCAGGCGATCAAGTACGGCATGGACTACGTCGGCCGGTACGGCGGCCCCTGCCGCCCGCCGCGTGGACCGCTCGTGCCCGAGCACCTCGCCCAGCTGGAGCAGGACATGAAGAAGGCCGTGGAGTCGCTGGCATGA
- a CDS encoding proline racemase family protein: MRSVRTLSAIDSHTEGMPTRVITGGVGVIPGATMAERRLHFLEHDDDVRLFLMNEPRGHSAMSGAILQPPTRPDADWGVLFIEVSGCLPMCGHGTIGVATVLVESGMVKVTEPLTQVRLDTPAGLVVADVAVSNGRAEHVTIQNVSAYSHALDATVKVDGLGEVTYDLAYGGNFYAILPLAQLGIAFDRSEKDRILRAGLDIMDAINATDRPVHPLDSSINECKHVQFTAPGHDGAHSRNAMAIHPGWFDRSPCGTGTCARMAQLHARGELGLGEGFVNESFIGTRFTGRLLAETTVGDRAGVVPTVTGRAWITGMGQYLLDPSDPFPTGFVL; this comes from the coding sequence ATGAGATCGGTCCGGACCCTGAGCGCGATCGACTCGCACACCGAGGGGATGCCGACCCGGGTGATCACCGGCGGCGTCGGCGTGATCCCGGGTGCGACGATGGCCGAGCGACGGCTGCACTTCCTCGAACACGACGACGACGTGCGGCTGTTCCTGATGAACGAGCCGCGGGGTCACTCGGCGATGAGCGGCGCGATCCTGCAACCGCCGACCCGGCCGGACGCCGACTGGGGAGTGCTCTTCATCGAGGTCTCCGGCTGCCTGCCGATGTGCGGGCACGGGACGATCGGCGTCGCCACCGTGCTGGTCGAGTCGGGCATGGTGAAGGTGACCGAGCCGCTCACCCAGGTCCGGCTGGACACTCCGGCCGGCCTGGTCGTCGCGGATGTTGCCGTCAGCAACGGTCGCGCCGAGCACGTGACGATCCAGAACGTATCGGCGTACTCGCACGCGCTGGATGCGACGGTCAAGGTCGACGGGCTGGGCGAGGTCACCTACGACCTCGCGTACGGCGGGAACTTCTACGCGATCCTGCCGCTGGCGCAGCTCGGCATCGCGTTCGACCGGTCCGAGAAGGACCGGATTTTGCGCGCCGGGCTGGACATCATGGACGCGATCAACGCGACGGACCGGCCGGTGCATCCGCTCGATTCGTCGATCAACGAGTGCAAGCATGTCCAGTTCACCGCGCCCGGCCACGACGGGGCGCACTCCCGCAACGCGATGGCGATCCACCCGGGATGGTTCGACCGCTCGCCGTGCGGGACCGGTACGTGTGCCCGGATGGCGCAGCTGCATGCTCGCGGTGAGCTCGGGCTCGGCGAGGGCTTCGTCAACGAGTCGTTCATCGGCACGCGCTTCACCGGCCGGCTGCTGGCGGAGACGACGGTCGGTGACCGGGCGGGCGTCGTACCGACTGTCACCGGGCGCGCGTGGATCACCGGGATGGGGCAGTACCTGCTCGACCCGAGCGATCCGTTCCCGACCGGATTCGTTCTCTAG
- a CDS encoding biotin-dependent carboxyltransferase family protein: MAHSGTPATTLTMLDSGPLATIQDRGRTGQAALGVPRSGACDLRSYELANRLVGNAAGAAAIEVTFGGLALRAETDVVVAVTGAPCAGVPLNAPFTLRAGAVLRLGAPASGLRTYVAIRGGLAVDPVLGSRSTDLLSGLGPAPLRAGDELPVGREHGPMPGVDLAPVADPAAGEVAVRVTPGPREDWFAPGALIGRTYTVSSNSNRIGVRLEGAPLERVRQGELPSEGMALGALQIPPSGLPVLFLADHPVTGGYPVIAYVAAADLPACAQLRPGQSLRFTS; the protein is encoded by the coding sequence ATGGCGCACTCCGGGACACCGGCCACCACGCTGACGATGCTCGATTCCGGGCCCTTGGCAACTATTCAGGACCGCGGGCGAACCGGGCAGGCAGCCCTCGGGGTACCGCGATCGGGGGCTTGTGATCTCCGCTCCTACGAGCTGGCGAACCGGCTGGTCGGCAACGCGGCCGGTGCTGCCGCGATCGAGGTGACCTTCGGTGGTCTGGCTCTTCGGGCCGAAACCGACGTCGTGGTGGCGGTGACCGGCGCGCCCTGCGCCGGCGTACCTCTCAACGCGCCTTTCACGCTGCGAGCAGGCGCCGTACTGCGACTCGGAGCACCGGCGAGCGGGTTGCGGACCTATGTCGCGATCCGAGGAGGTCTTGCGGTCGACCCGGTCCTCGGATCGCGATCGACCGACCTGCTGTCCGGGCTCGGCCCCGCGCCTCTGAGGGCGGGCGACGAACTTCCCGTCGGCCGCGAGCACGGGCCGATGCCAGGTGTCGACCTCGCCCCCGTGGCTGATCCAGCGGCGGGCGAGGTCGCAGTACGGGTGACTCCTGGGCCGCGCGAGGACTGGTTCGCGCCGGGCGCGTTGATCGGCCGGACCTACACCGTCAGCAGCAACAGCAACCGCATCGGCGTACGGCTCGAAGGCGCTCCGCTGGAACGCGTCCGCCAAGGCGAACTTCCCAGCGAGGGGATGGCGCTGGGCGCGCTGCAGATTCCCCCGTCAGGACTGCCGGTGCTCTTCCTCGCAGACCATCCGGTCACCGGCGGCTACCCCGTCATCGCCTACGTAGCCGCCGCCGACCTTCCCGCTTGCGCCCAGCTCCGCCCGGGTCAGTCCCTCCGCTTCACCAGCTAG